The Lactuca sativa cultivar Salinas chromosome 2, Lsat_Salinas_v11, whole genome shotgun sequence genome includes a window with the following:
- the LOC111876719 gene encoding red chlorophyll catabolite reductase, chloroplastic yields MATMAAIVAPFSFSSLLYSSPSSQTSCSFIQRPRFSFSCRASLSSPPQHGGPTGFMDFPYVSAPHKALMVDLVSTVESRLGSLLNPCSLPPDVQSYQNETGTAHAALHLRSGVQSSQIDFILGSWLHCELPSGGALNITSLSAYLNSSTDAPNLLVELIQSTPTSIVLILDLPHRKELVLNPEYLKTFYEDTQLDQHRQHLQKLSEVTPYFSSSLYIRSVVSPTAILVRIETEQLEEMIETHVTPIAKQVLKTWLDVCAFGERVVGESDRVYLKKRDEMSKKKTIEIDLGSSLPRLFGEETAKRVLEALREVF; encoded by the exons ATGGCGACTATGGCAGCCATTGTCGCTCCCTTCTCCTTTTCCTCATTGTTATACTcgtctccttcctcacaaacttCTTGCTCTTTCATACAAAGACCTCGATTCTCTTTCTCCTGCCGCGCCTCATTATCGTCGCCACCGCAACACGGTGGCCCAACTGGTTTTATGGACTTCCCGTACGTCTCCGCCCCACACAAAGCTCTTATGGTAGATCTAGTATCCACCGTCGAAAGTCGGCTCGGTTCTTTACTTAATCCTTGCAGCCTCCCGCCTGATGTACAGTCTTATCAGAATGAAACCGGAACAGCTCATGCTGCTCTCCATCTCAGATCAGGCGTCCAATCCTCTCAG ATTGATTTCATATTGGGAAGTTGGCTTCACTGCGAGTTACCATCAGGAGGAGCTTTGAACATCACAAGCCTGTCAGCCTATCTAAACTCATCAACCGATGCACCCAACCTGTTAGTAGAGCTAATACAAAGCACTCCGACATCAATAGTTCTAATTCTCGATCTCCCTCACAGAAAGGAACTCGTATTAAACCCTGAGTATCTCAAAACATTCTATGAAGACACTCAATTGGATCAACACAGACAACACCTCCAGAAGCTCTCAGAGGTCACACCTTACTTCTCTTCATCTCTTTACATCCGTTCAGTTGTCTCTCCCACTGCAATCCTGGTGCGTATAGAAACAGAACAGCTGGAGGAAATGATTGAAACTCATGTCACTCCGATTGCAAAACAAGTGTTGAAAACTTGGTTAGATGTTTGTGCTTTTGGGGAGAGGGTAGTGGGTGAAAGTGATAGGGTTTATTTGAAAAAGAGAGATGAAATGAGCAAAAAAAAGACCATTGAAATCGATCTGGGTTCAAGTTTGCCAAGGTTGTTTGGCGAAGAAACTGCAAAACGTGTACTCGAAGCTCTCAGGGAGGTTTTCTAA
- the LOC111876720 gene encoding uncharacterized protein LOC111876720, translating to MPPPYTTTQAPSPSKQPLDSLIYSHKSWSPDLHRDEEWIRRKGKHNHHQRSKSVTDEDIDELKACIELGFGFEHSPKLDDRLSNTLPALGFYHAVNKQYFDTISKSSSISSSVSSYSYAVSEPDLSSPASSPHAIFGRGDNPHTVKTKLRQWAQVVACSVRQSSSSSSS from the exons ATGCCACCGCCTTACACCACCACACAAGCACCGTCTCCGTCCAAACAGCCTCTAGACTCTCTTATCTACTCACATAAATCCTGGTCGCCGGACCTACACCGAGACGAGGAATGGATCAGGCGGAAGGGCAAACACAACCACCACCAGAGGAGCAAGAGCGTCACAGATGAGGATATCGATGAGCTCAAGGCATGTATCGAGCTAGGTTTTGGCTTCGAACATTCTCCTAAATTGGATGACCGCCTCTCCAATACTTTACCGGCGTTAGGGTTCTACCACGCCGTCAACAAACAATACTTTGATACGATCTCCAAGTCTTCGTCAATTTCGTCGTCGGTATCTTCATACTCGTACGCTGTCTCCGAGCCCGATTTATCTTCTCCGGCGAGCAGCCCCCACGCCATATTCGGCCGCG GTGATAATCCACATACTGTGAAGACAAAATTGAGACAATGGGCACAAGTTGTTGCTTGTTCAGTGCGGcaatcatcgtcatcatcatcaagTTGA